A region of Desulfolithobacter dissulfuricans DNA encodes the following proteins:
- a CDS encoding universal stress protein, whose product MSTLPEVRTILYLTDLGEHTRPVFRQAVVEARKHGARILMLHVVEPLGPTGTMVLDMYLSAEEAEKLKKGGMREILEKMKQRLDIFCQEELGVCGMEPTLVKEILVASGQVSEEVLRLADKHGADLIVMGRSASKRFGTAAMGSTVRRVLRSSRIPVLVVPNT is encoded by the coding sequence ATGAGTACCCTTCCTGAAGTCCGCACAATTTTATACCTTACCGATCTTGGCGAGCATACCCGTCCAGTCTTTCGTCAGGCTGTGGTGGAAGCCAGAAAACATGGAGCACGGATTCTCATGCTCCATGTGGTGGAACCCCTGGGGCCCACCGGCACAATGGTCCTGGACATGTATCTCTCGGCCGAGGAGGCAGAAAAGCTCAAGAAAGGCGGCATGCGGGAGATCCTTGAAAAGATGAAGCAACGCCTTGATATTTTCTGTCAGGAAGAACTGGGGGTCTGTGGCATGGAGCCTACCCTGGTCAAGGAAATTCTCGTGGCCAGTGGGCAGGTGAGCGAAGAAGTCCTGAGGCTTGCCGATAAACATGGCGCCGACCTGATCGTCATGGGCCGGTCCGCTTCAAAGCGTTTCGGCACTGCGGCCATGGGAAGTACTGTACGGCGGGTCCTCAGATCCAGCCGGATCCCCGTCCTTGTGGTGCCCAATACCTGA